CAAGGTCAATTGGTGATACAGCAAGTTCGAAAGCCCATCCTCTGTACCCTCGCCCTCCTGGCCCTGCCCGCCCTCGCGAGCACGCTCCGCCTCGGCGAACCCGCCATCCAGGGCAACCAGTACACCTTCCCCGTCTACCTTCAAGGCGATAACCCCGGCGTCGCCGCCCTCGATTTCCGACTCGCCTACGACCCCGCCGTATTCAGCCCCGTCTCCGCACAGGCCGGACCCTCCGCCGCCGGCGCACAAAAACAGGTCAGCTCCAATATCGCCGCCCCGGGAGAAATGATCGTCGTCATGATGGGCTTCAACCAGAACACCGTCACCGGCGGACAGGTCGCCGAAATCGTACTCCAGCGCGTACAGAACCCATCCAGCGGCTCGTCCATCCTCCGCATCAACGAACCCACCATGGCCACCGCCGAAGGCGAAGCCATCACCTCCCGCGGCCTCGCCCGCACCGTCCGCTTCGATGAGTCAAAGGAATCCCGCGACGACCGCGCGGGCCGCGAAACCGAAAATGCCCCCAAAGACCCGCAAGCCACCGATCGCGACCCCGGCGCCGGCACGGATCCCGGCCGGAACGACCGGCCCCCATCCCCCTTCCCCATCATCATCGCCGATGGCCGCAATCCGGCCGGCGCGGAAAACAATGCCTCCGGCGCAACACAGGCCGGCAACGCCGCGACCGCGAGCCCCAATCCCGGCGCGGCCGCGGCCAGCCCGGAAGACACCGATTCCGCCGCGACCGGCCCCGCCAGGGAGCTGCCCGCCGGCCAGAGCGCCGGCGATCCCGCCCCCGGACAGCCCGGATCCGCGTCCCGGTCCGATCACAGCGCCGAAGCCGCCAATTCCGGCCCCGAACAACTCACCCTGGCGACCGATTCCGCCCAAAACCGGCCCCGCCGCACCCCCACCGAAACCGGCGGAATTATCCCTGAAAAAAATAGTGGAAATCTGGTCGCCAAATTCGGTATACTAGGGTTCGTGGTCGCAACGGTGACCACGGCGCTGTACCTCCGGAACCGGCGGGCAGCCCGAAAAAACAGTTAAATCCATCCATTACGGATGCTCGATCTCTGCGGCCCTCTGGCGCCAGCCAGACCGCCGCACCTCACCGGAGATGTCGGATGCCCCCTCCGGCATCTCCCCTAAAACAATCAGCTCCGCAGCCACATCAGGCTGCGGAGCTGTTTTTTTGTTCCACCATCCGTCCCTCCAGCCTCCAGCCTAAAGCCTAAAGCCTAAAGCCTAAAGCCTAAATCTAAACCGCCAACACTATCTTCCCGAACTGCTGCCCCTGCTCCATCCGCTGCTGCGCCAGACGGCCCGACTCCAGCGGGAACACCTCGTCCAGCACCGGCTTCATCCCCGACGCGTTCACCGCCGAAAGCAGTGCCCGGAAATCCTCGTGGCTGCCCATCGTCGACCCCAGAATCGAAAGCTGTTTCCAGTAGATCGCCGAAAGATTCGCCTCCACGTGCGGCCCCGTCGTCACCCCGCAATGCACCGCCCTCCCGCCCTTCCGCAGCACCTCCATATTAATCGGCCACGTCGCCGCCCCCACCGTATCCACCACCACATCCACCCCGCGCCCCTCCGTAAACTCCAGCACGCTCTCCGCCACCTTACCGCCACGATACGGCACGCCCTGCACCGCACCCAGCTCGCTCGCACGCGCCAGCTTGTCCACCGAAGAAGACGTCACCAGCACCCGCGCCCCCCCAAGCACCGCCAGCTGCAGCGCCGCCACCGCAACGCCGCCACCAATTCCGTGAATCAGCACCGTCTCCCCCGCGCGCAGCTGCGCCTGCGCCATCAGCATCCGCCACGCCGTCAGATACGCCAGCGGCAGCGCCGCCGCCTCCTCCCAGGAAAGATGCGGCGGCTTCGCCTGCAAGTTCCGCGCCGGCACAGCCACCAGCTCCGCAAACGTCCCCGGACGACCCATCCCCACAATCGTAAACGCGCCGCACTCACTGTGCTGGCCCCGAAGGCAGAACTCGCAAGACCCGCAGTCCAGCCCCGGATTCACCACCACCTCGTCACCCGCCTTCCAACCCGTCACCCCCGCCCCCACCGACGCCACCACCCCGGACGCGTCCGACCCCAGCACATGCGGTAGCGGAAGCTCCACCCCCGCCCGCCCGATCCGCATCCAGATATCCAGATGGTTCAACGCCGCCGCCCGAACCGCCACCACCACTTCACCCGGCGCCGCCACCGGCTCGGGCAACTCCAGCACCCGTACCTGTTCCAGACTGCCATGGTTTTGAATGCCAATTGCTTTCACGGCAAATTCCTCCTCGGATATTACTTGTCAAAACACTTGATTTTTGCGGCTTGACTGCGCTAGGATCCCCAAGTCGCCACTCGGATGAACCGAGCCGCGGCCCGGCGCCGCCGCAACGAAAGTGTAACAGTGTGGCCGCCCGAAAGTATATTGTGATGTGGTGTACGAAGTGCAGGCGCCCTCCCTTGGGGGAGGGAACATGCAGGTTTTTGGTTTGAGACGAAGGCAATGTCAACACTTGACAAGTTGACCCGCACTCGCATATAATGCGCGTTAAGTAACTT
The genomic region above belongs to Candidatus Hydrogenedentota bacterium and contains:
- a CDS encoding alcohol dehydrogenase catalytic domain-containing protein: MKAIGIQNHGSLEQVRVLELPEPVAAPGEVVVAVRAAALNHLDIWMRIGRAGVELPLPHVLGSDASGVVASVGAGVTGWKAGDEVVVNPGLDCGSCEFCLRGQHSECGAFTIVGMGRPGTFAELVAVPARNLQAKPPHLSWEEAAALPLAYLTAWRMLMAQAQLRAGETVLIHGIGGGVAVAALQLAVLGGARVLVTSSSVDKLARASELGAVQGVPYRGGKVAESVLEFTEGRGVDVVVDTVGAATWPINMEVLRKGGRAVHCGVTTGPHVEANLSAIYWKQLSILGSTMGSHEDFRALLSAVNASGMKPVLDEVFPLESGRLAQQRMEQGQQFGKIVLAV